GCTGGTCGAGAAGGGCTACGTCGACCCGCAGGCGCTCGACGTGCTGATCGAAACTTACGAGCACCAGATCGGACCGCGCAACGGCGCGCGCGTCGTTGCGCGCGCGTGGAGCGATGCGCAATACCGCGCATGGCTGCTCGACGACGCGACCGCCGCGATCGCGTCGCTCGGTTATTCGGGCCGCGGCGGCGAACATATGGTCGTGCTCGAGAACACGCCGCGCGTGCACAACATGGTCGTCTGCACGCTGTGTTCGTGCTATCCGTGGCCGGTGCTCGGCTTGCCGCCGGTCTGGTACAAGTCGGCGCCATACCGTTCGCGCGTCGTGATCGACCCGCGCGGCGTACTGAAAGAGTTCGGCTACGAGCTGCCCGAAGACGTCGAATTCCGCGTCTGGGATTCGACGTCCGAATTGCGCTATCTCGTGTTGCCGATGCGTCCCGAAGGAACCGATGGTTTGAGCGAAGACGCGCTCGCGGAACTCGTCACGCGCGACTCGATGATCGGCACGGGCTTGCCGCATGCGCCTCGAGGCGCGCAAGGAGCACGCGCATGAACGGCGCACACGACATGGGCGGCATGCAGAGCTTCGGCCCTGTGCAGCCCGAGCGCGACGAGCCGATCTTCCACGCGGACTGGGAGCCGCGCGTGCTTGCGCTGACGCTCGCGATGGGCGCGACAGGCACGTGGAATATCGACATGTCGCGCGCCGCGCGCGAAAGTCTGCCGCCCGCGCAATACCTGGCCGATACGTACTACGAGATCTGGTTCGAGGGCCTTTGCAAGCTGCTGATCGAACACGGCCTCGCCACTGCGGAAGAAATCGAGGCGGGCAAGCCGGCAGGGCCGCCCGCGCGCGTCAAGCGCGTGCTTGAGGCAGCGCAAGTGCGCCCGACTTTGTCGCGCGGCTTTCCATACGACAGGCCGATGGCCGATCCGGCGCGCTTTGTCGCAGGCGACGCGGTGCGCACGCGTGAAATGAATCCGGCGACGCATACGCGCTTGCCGCGCTATTGCCGCGGCAAGCGCGGCGAAATCGTCGCGGTGCGCGGCGCGCATGTGTTTCCCGATGCACATGCGATCGGGCAGGGCGAGCAGCCGCGCTGGCTTTATACCGTGCGCTTCGCGGCGGCGGAACTGTGGGGCGACGATACGAGCGCCGCATCGGTGTGCGTCGACTGCTGGGAACCGTACCTCGAACCCGCGGGCGCGCATGGACAGGAACACTGAACGCGCCCGAACAGGCGCGAAGGCTATGACCAACATGACAACCATGACAACCATGGCACCCATGACAACGACAGCCGCTGCACATGCAGGGTCGGGCGAATCGTCGGACCTGCTCATGCACCTGCCGGAATTGCCGCGCGACGGCAACGCCCCCGTGTTCAGCGCGCCGTGGGAAGCGGCGGCGTTTGCGATGACGCTCGCGCTCTATCGCCGCGGCGTTTTCACATGGGCCGAGTGGGCCGCGTATCTGCACGACGCGATTCGCGACGCGCAATCGGCCGGCGACCCCGATCGCGGCGACACGTACTACCGGCACTGGCTGAGCGCGCTCGAGCGCATCGCCGCGGCGAAAGGCTGCGTGACGCCCGCAGGATTGCTGGCGCGGCGCGACGCATGGGATCGGGCCGCGCGCCGCACGCCGCATGGCCAGCCCATCGAACTGTGAACGTTCGGTTTTCTGCGCGACGAGGCGCGACACGCGCGGATACGTGTCCAGGCGAAACGCCGCAACGCAAGCGCATCAGCCGCAATACCGACGTACTGGACGCCACCACCGTCCCCCGCAACGGGCAGCGGCCCTCGCGCGTCCTGCACCGCAAATCCAGCGTTACTGACTGGAAACCGGCGTTCCCGAATGAACCTGCTGTACGCGAGGCGCCGCTACCTGCGTGACGGCGCGCATCACGCCGCCGTGATACATGGCGACGACGTTGCCGCTCGCATCCTTTTCGGCGGCGTCCCACGGCGCGTTGTGGCGGAAGGTGCCCGTCAGCGAGCCGCCGTCCGAGCGATGAATGACGGCATCGCCTTCGAGCAGGCCGGCGCTGAAATCGCCGGCAACCCAGTCGCCGGTCGGCCAGCGTTTGACGCCTTTGCCGTCCGGCATGCCGTCGCGCAAGCTGCCTTGATAGACGAAACCGTCGCCGAGAATCACCTGACCGGGAATGTCCGGCGGATTCGGGTCGGCCGGATTGATCGTCGAAGCAGCGGCGGCCGACGTGGCCGATGGAACGGCCGCGGTATTGGACGACGAATCGCCCGAGCCGGACCCATTCGCGTTGACCGCATTGACAACGGGCGGAATGGCGCCAATGGCGTTCACGTTCGTCTGAGTGCTGCTTGCTGCAGCGCCGCTGTCGTCGGCTGATGCAATGGCCGGCACAATCAGGGAAAGTGTTGCGACGGCAACCGTCAATGCAAGGATCGGCGGGCGGGGTGGCTTGTTTGCGGACAGCACGGTGATCTCCTTGAAGTCGACTTGATGAAGGAAGCCGTGTCAGCGAAGAAAACTAGCTCGTATGCCCTGCGAACACAATGGCGTCATGCATCGATGTGTGCGTTGATGCACAGTCGCAAATCACATGATAAGAAGAACGTGCTATAGGCGCATGGGTTCGTCATTTGATATGCGCTGAGCTCGCGCGAAATGCATGCGCGGCGACACGCATGCATGGCATGACCGCCGCGCGAACCAGCGATGCGTTCTGCGTCGCGCGTTATCGAAGCGCGCTCAGGTCAGCACGCTCCATAACGCGAGCGTCAGCACGAGACCGACGACGGATACGATGGTCTGCAAAATCGACCAGACGAAAACCGTCTGCTTCAACTGGAGTCCGAAATACTCGCGGACCATCCAGAATCCCGCGTCGTTCACATGGCAGAAGAAGACCGAGCCCGCGCCGATCGCAAGCGCGAGCAGCGAGTTGTGCGTGACTGACAGCCCCGTCACCACGGGCGCGACGATACCCGCAGTGGCCGTGGTTGCGACCGTGGCGGAGCCCGTGGCCTGGCGTAATGCGACAGCGATGAGCCAGGCGAGCACGAGCAGCGGCAGATGAGCGCCGAGCGCGATCTTGCCGATCGTCGTACTGATGCCCGCGACGACGAGCGTCTGTTTCAGGCCGCCGCCCGCACCGATCGTGAGCAGCAGCGCGGCGATCGGCGGCAGGCTTTTGCGCAGAATGCCGCCCACGCGCTCGCGCGGCATGCCGCGCGACCAGCCGAGCGCCACGATCGCGAAAAGCACGGTGAGGCCGAGTGCGACAAGCGGCTCGCCGAGGAAATCGAGCGCGTCGTGGGCGAGCGTGTTCGGCTCGAGCGCAAGCTTTGCCACGGTGCGTCCAAGCATCAGCACGACGGGCAACAAAATCGTGATGAGCGAGATCGCAAAGCCGGGCAACGCGGACGACGCCGTTTCGGAGCGGAACAGCTTGCCCATCTCGTCGGGCTCGGCGATCTGCATGCGTTTCGCGAGCCAGCCGCCGTAGACGGGTCCCGCGAGAATCACAGCCGGAATCGCGACGATCAGGCCGAGGCCTAGCGTAAGACCGAGATCCGCATGCAGCGCGCCGACTGCGATCAGCGGTCCCGGATGCGGCGGCAGCAGCGCATGCAGCGTCGTCATGCCGGCGAGCGCGGGAATCGCGATGCGCAGGATCGGCTGCTGCGCGCGGCGCGCCATCACGAAGATGATCGGCACCATCATCACGAGGCCGACTTCGAAGAACAGCGGCAGGCCGATGATGATCGCGACGAGCGCCATCATCCACGGCAGCCGGCGTGGCGTCGACAGATCGAGGATCGTGGTGACGAGGCGATCGGCCGCGCCCGAATCGGCCATCAGCGCACCGAGCATCGCACCGAGCGCGATGATGATGCCGATGTCGCCGAGCAGCGCGCCTGCGCCTTTACTGAATGCGCTCGCCACTGCTTCGAGCGGCAAGCCTGCGCTAAAGCCGGCCGCGAACGTGCCGACGAGAATCGACAGGAACGGCGCAAGTTTTAGCGCACTGATAAAAACGATGATGAGCACGAGGCCCAAAGCGCACGAGAAAATCAGGCGTGTATCGTGCGCGGACCAGGGGGTAAAGGTAGCTGTAAGGTGCACTGTGTCTCCGCAAGCGTGTCAGGACAGCCGGGACGGTGCGTGCGATATCGCGCCGGCCGCCCGCGGGCCAGCGAGATTTTAGCGGTCGCTGAAGATGGAATGCGAGAGGACGTGAGCCGCTTTTTGCGTGCGGAGCGCGGGCCGATGCGCTCCGCTCATGCTCGGTTCGGTTCGGCGCGGTTCGCTTCGGATCACCCGGCGATTCGATGCGCGGACAACGTTTCGATTGCCTGGCACAGCGCCGAGTGGTCGAGCTCGCCGAAGCCGAGCGCCATGCATGCGTTCATCAACTGCTGCATCGCGCCGGTGTTGGGCAGCGAAACGCCGAGCGCTTTCGCGCCTTCGTTCGCGAGACCGATGTCCTTCTGATGCAGATTGATTCGGAAGCCCGGGTTGAACGTGCGCTTGATCATGCGTTCGCCGTGCACCTCGAGCACGCGCGACGATGCGAAACCGCCCATCAGCGCTTCGCGCACCTTCGCCGGATCGGCGCCGGCTTTCGAGGCGAACAGCAGCGCTTCGGCCACGGCCTGAATGTTCAGCGCCACGATGATCTGATTCGCGACCTTCGCCGTCTGGCCATCGCCGTTGTTGCCGACGAGCGTGATGTTCTTGCCCATCAGTTCGAACAGTGGCTTGACCTTGTCGAACACCGGCTGCGGACCGCCGATCATGATCGTCAGCGACGCGGCTTTCGCGCCGACTTCGCCGCCCGATACAGGCGCGTCGAGATAGTCGCTGCCGAGGTCGTTGATACGCTTTGCGAAGCCTTTGGTGGCGATCGGCGAAATCGAACTCATGTCGACGACGGTCTTGCCCTTGCCGAGCGTCGACGCGACGCCGTTGTCGCCGAACAGCACGGCCTCGACATGCGGCGTATCGGGCACCATCAGGAAAACGATTTCCGCTTCGCGCGCGACTTCGGCGGGCGATGCGCACGCCTTGCCGCCTTGTTTGACGAGCTCGTCGGGTACGCCTGAGCGGCTGTGCAGAAAGAGCGTGTGGCCGCCTTTGATCAGGTTGGCCGCCATCGGCGTGCCCATGATGCCGAGTCCAATAAAGCCAGCTTTTGCCATGGTGTCCTCTTGAGTCCTCTGATGGGTGATGGGGAAGCGGGGTCCGCTGGGGATGGCGGATAACGCGATGGTACCCGGAGTCGGGTGAAGCTACAGGCTTTCGCTTCGATTCATCGGCAGCGGTGCCGGACAACTAACATCCATCTCCGCGCGATCGCGCCGTGCACCGTCGCGCCGATTCCGAAATGGCCACCTGTGGCTGGCAGCACGTTCCCGTTCAGTTCCAGGCAGCGCTATATCAAGGTCGGGCAGGCGAGTGGAAGAAATAACGCGAATGCCGCGAGACACGGTAATCCAGAGGAGGCGACATGTACCCCACCGTTAGGTATCGACGCACATCGCTGTGGCATCAGTCCGGGAGCTGGCTCATTTCAATCGTCTTCGCGGGTCTGTTGTCTGCCTGCGGTGGCGATGGTAGCGGCGCAGCCGGCGGCGCAGCGCACGCGCTGGCCACTCAGGCTCCATCGGCACCGGATACCGCGACTGCGGCGGCAACCCGATGGGCCACCACCTGGGAAGCCGCGATGCTGCAGAATGGTTTGCAGAATTTCGATTCCGACACTGCCCGCACGCGTATCCATACCAGCGCGGGCGGCACAGGTGTGCGGATCCGTCTCTCGAATATTTTCGGCACGCAGGTCATGGTGGTCGATGGAGCGAATGTGGCGCTGCCTGACACTGGCAACGCCGCGGATCCGACCGCGATCGACATGAGCACGCTGCACAACGTGACGTTCAACAACGGCCAGACCTTCGCCGAAGTGCCGCCCGGCGAAGAATTGCTAAGCGACCCGGTCGCGATGAACGTGCCAAAGCTATCGGATCTGATGGTGACGATCCATTTCAACGGGCTCGTGCAATACGCCGATGGCCACTCGGACGACGTCACGCCGTTGCCGGGTCTTTACGTCGTGAGAGGCCAGGATGTCGCAACCGCGCCATCGTTCGCGAATATTCCGTTCGAGACGTTCAACGGCGCTTTTAACCTGAGCGAAGTGGAAGTGCAGGTGCCGGCGAAGACGCGGTCGATCATCGTGATGAGCGAATCGATCACGGACGGCCGGGGCGCGGTCGGCATTGAGCATCCGTGGCCGGCCGTGCTAGCGAGTCTCGCTAACGCGAGCAGCGGCACCGTCGCGGTCGGTAACGCCGGCATCGGAGGAAATTCGCTATTTAACACGACGGTCGGCGGCCCGGGATGCTGCGGCGTCGATCTGCTCGACCGCTTCCAGCGCGACGTGTTGTCCCGCAATCCGACCGACATTGTCATTCTCGCGGGCGACAACGATTTGGGCGGTCACACCGCAGACGAGATTATCGCCCGATACCAGATTCTTATCGAAGAGGCCCATGCGCAGAACATCAAGGTTTACGGCGGGCTTAACACGCCGATCGGCGACATCGTCGGTCTCGACGGCAGTCGCGTCTCGACAGGTTTCTATTCGCCGTCCAACGAGGCCGAACGGCAGCAGCTGAACGCGTGGATACAGACGCCCGGTCACTATGACGGTTCGATTGATTTCCCGGCCGTGGTCGGAAACCCGTCTATCTCACCGCTGGGCGTGGCGAC
The nucleotide sequence above comes from Paraburkholderia sp. SOS3. Encoded proteins:
- a CDS encoding 2-hydroxy-3-oxopropionate reductase; its protein translation is MAKAGFIGLGIMGTPMAANLIKGGHTLFLHSRSGVPDELVKQGGKACASPAEVAREAEIVFLMVPDTPHVEAVLFGDNGVASTLGKGKTVVDMSSISPIATKGFAKRINDLGSDYLDAPVSGGEVGAKAASLTIMIGGPQPVFDKVKPLFELMGKNITLVGNNGDGQTAKVANQIIVALNIQAVAEALLFASKAGADPAKVREALMGGFASSRVLEVHGERMIKRTFNPGFRINLHQKDIGLANEGAKALGVSLPNTGAMQQLMNACMALGFGELDHSALCQAIETLSAHRIAG
- a CDS encoding nitrile hydratase accessory protein; this encodes MTTTAAAHAGSGESSDLLMHLPELPRDGNAPVFSAPWEAAAFAMTLALYRRGVFTWAEWAAYLHDAIRDAQSAGDPDRGDTYYRHWLSALERIAAAKGCVTPAGLLARRDAWDRAARRTPHGQPIEL
- the nthA gene encoding nitrile hydratase subunit alpha, which encodes MSHESHKPHGPHEAEHEAAHERGRHHAHEGSALSEMELRVRALESLLVEKGYVDPQALDVLIETYEHQIGPRNGARVVARAWSDAQYRAWLLDDATAAIASLGYSGRGGEHMVVLENTPRVHNMVVCTLCSCYPWPVLGLPPVWYKSAPYRSRVVIDPRGVLKEFGYELPEDVEFRVWDSTSELRYLVLPMRPEGTDGLSEDALAELVTRDSMIGTGLPHAPRGAQGARA
- a CDS encoding GDSL-type esterase/lipase family protein, whose product is MYPTVRYRRTSLWHQSGSWLISIVFAGLLSACGGDGSGAAGGAAHALATQAPSAPDTATAAATRWATTWEAAMLQNGLQNFDSDTARTRIHTSAGGTGVRIRLSNIFGTQVMVVDGANVALPDTGNAADPTAIDMSTLHNVTFNNGQTFAEVPPGEELLSDPVAMNVPKLSDLMVTIHFNGLVQYADGHSDDVTPLPGLYVVRGQDVATAPSFANIPFETFNGAFNLSEVEVQVPAKTRSIIVMSESITDGRGAVGIEHPWPAVLASLANASSGTVAVGNAGIGGNSLFNTTVGGPGCCGVDLLDRFQRDVLSRNPTDIVILAGDNDLGGHTADEIIARYQILIEEAHAQNIKVYGGLNTPIGDIVGLDGSRVSTGFYSPSNEAERQQLNAWIQTPGHYDGSIDFPAVVGNPSISPLGVATACYDPESPIHMDNQGYTAMGTLAYDVMFGKTVRPAAPCNARPFPPSM
- the nthB gene encoding nitrile hydratase subunit beta, with amino-acid sequence MNGAHDMGGMQSFGPVQPERDEPIFHADWEPRVLALTLAMGATGTWNIDMSRAARESLPPAQYLADTYYEIWFEGLCKLLIEHGLATAEEIEAGKPAGPPARVKRVLEAAQVRPTLSRGFPYDRPMADPARFVAGDAVRTREMNPATHTRLPRYCRGKRGEIVAVRGAHVFPDAHAIGQGEQPRWLYTVRFAAAELWGDDTSAASVCVDCWEPYLEPAGAHGQEH
- a CDS encoding GntP family permease encodes the protein MHLTATFTPWSAHDTRLIFSCALGLVLIIVFISALKLAPFLSILVGTFAAGFSAGLPLEAVASAFSKGAGALLGDIGIIIALGAMLGALMADSGAADRLVTTILDLSTPRRLPWMMALVAIIIGLPLFFEVGLVMMVPIIFVMARRAQQPILRIAIPALAGMTTLHALLPPHPGPLIAVGALHADLGLTLGLGLIVAIPAVILAGPVYGGWLAKRMQIAEPDEMGKLFRSETASSALPGFAISLITILLPVVLMLGRTVAKLALEPNTLAHDALDFLGEPLVALGLTVLFAIVALGWSRGMPRERVGGILRKSLPPIAALLLTIGAGGGLKQTLVVAGISTTIGKIALGAHLPLLVLAWLIAVALRQATGSATVATTATAGIVAPVVTGLSVTHNSLLALAIGAGSVFFCHVNDAGFWMVREYFGLQLKQTVFVWSILQTIVSVVGLVLTLALWSVLT